A genomic segment from Vibrio tubiashii ATCC 19109 encodes:
- a CDS encoding integrating conjugative element protein yields MQIRLYKGLAVMLCAALSGVATADSLEHSPRLKGAIDYEIGGGYISDAPTRIHTVPILELGIGWDLNMECGEFDPRISVSNQLNGITEGFRNMMDNIIQSATGAVASLPALAIQRANPGLYDMLQQGILQGKMDFEWAETSCEEMSRVLMGEQSFPFEKYKLSIKTNNWAEEINASGGDAIRAKEALDDTNHGNAGAEWACGTNKGGTGQQPIRALTDVVQVGYNIMFDRANSCATSTVGPADGQGTPLWEYWNGPVAASNWSTRVLGDIEMRTCDGCKKMRGTPGKGLTYMHRDMTDDLIEDLEDLVTGATQLTWQNLNRVSAPPGVIVNDAIIMAIRKRDALGQGEMIRKLAGEIAYARLVEQGRLLTQLLRTGVKEPNVAAFEPAKIVVNDAIDQLQVELDQLDLEIKTRQAIAQNTILRILGQEEKNVQNTRKVDRGKASGTNQLGQPN; encoded by the coding sequence ATGCAAATCAGATTATATAAAGGTCTGGCAGTCATGCTGTGCGCTGCGCTCTCGGGTGTAGCAACCGCAGACAGCCTCGAACACTCGCCACGTCTGAAGGGTGCCATCGATTACGAAATTGGTGGTGGTTACATTTCAGATGCACCTACTCGAATCCATACCGTGCCCATCCTGGAGTTAGGGATTGGCTGGGACCTGAATATGGAGTGTGGTGAGTTCGATCCGCGCATTTCGGTGAGTAACCAGCTTAACGGTATTACCGAGGGCTTCCGGAACATGATGGATAACATCATTCAGTCTGCAACCGGTGCAGTAGCGAGTTTGCCAGCTCTGGCAATTCAGCGTGCCAATCCCGGTCTGTATGACATGCTTCAGCAGGGTATTTTGCAGGGCAAGATGGATTTTGAGTGGGCAGAAACCTCCTGTGAGGAGATGTCTCGGGTATTGATGGGAGAGCAATCCTTCCCGTTTGAGAAGTACAAGCTATCCATTAAGACGAATAACTGGGCTGAGGAAATCAATGCTTCTGGTGGGGATGCGATTCGTGCCAAGGAAGCGCTTGATGATACCAACCACGGTAATGCCGGTGCAGAGTGGGCTTGCGGTACCAATAAAGGGGGAACTGGCCAGCAACCTATTCGTGCTCTGACGGACGTGGTTCAGGTCGGCTACAACATCATGTTTGATCGGGCAAACAGTTGTGCCACTTCCACCGTAGGACCTGCTGACGGTCAGGGTACTCCTCTCTGGGAATACTGGAACGGGCCGGTCGCTGCCTCGAACTGGTCAACACGAGTTCTTGGTGACATCGAGATGAGAACCTGTGATGGCTGTAAGAAGATGCGCGGTACGCCGGGCAAAGGGTTGACCTACATGCACAGGGATATGACCGATGACCTCATTGAGGATCTGGAAGACCTGGTTACCGGTGCAACTCAGTTGACCTGGCAGAACTTAAATCGTGTTTCAGCTCCTCCTGGGGTAATCGTTAATGACGCTATCATCATGGCCATTCGCAAACGAGATGCACTAGGGCAGGGCGAAATGATCCGCAAGCTGGCGGGTGAGATTGCCTACGCTCGTCTGGTAGAGCAAGGACGTTTGTTAACTCAATTGCTCAGAACTGGCGTCAAGGAGCCAAACGTCGCGGCGTTTGAACCGGCAAAGATTGTTGTGAACGATGCGATTGATCAGTTGCAGGTTGAACTGGACCAATTGGACCTTGAAATCAAAACCCGACAAGCCATTGCTCAGAACACCATTCTCCGAATCCTGGGACAGGAAGAGAAGAACGTTCAGAACACACGCAAAGTTGATCGCGGCAAGGCTTCAGGTACCAACCAACTGGGACAGCCGAACTGA
- a CDS encoding DUF4942 domain-containing protein has protein sequence MDNQFYPTPVSLGVKAFNKFKNRRITRLLEPQAGRGDLVDVVHELASGRYSKVEVDCCEIDFNNQAILREKKYRIVGHDFLSYRGACLYSHILMNPPFASGVQHVLHAWNLLFHGELVAILNAETIRNPYTKERRFLVDIIEQHGSVEFVSEAFLSPDTQRKTPVEVAIIHLEKESNFKAEFIDNLKKEKVEEGIRADDIEVPKDLVVPKSKIQNMVIAFECAVEAARSAAKANARANYYANMLGRSITDETTNCHDSESCVKSVTSELNEAYLKLKERAWSSVLRSTEVLDRLSSQAQKRLESEFASICDLDFTVENIYGFLQGLVEQQGTIQIEMICDVFDMISKYHPENRAYYQGWKSNQKHRVNAYRVLMTRFIIPANRRDYYSWSNSLAWDDQQMFTDFDKVFAMLDGQHHTTPYGVVNLFGDKYKELSSGERCSSDYFDIRFYPKAGTFHIFPRRKDLIDRLNRIVGKHRAWLPQSDQDGSTGFWEQYDKAEAVTRRMDLSRLNSWRLNHGSDGEKEREATKLLEQHEMALERLGIDFDGSNAITDQRDDERQIPLLKAS, from the coding sequence ATGGATAACCAGTTTTACCCTACACCCGTATCGCTTGGAGTTAAGGCCTTCAATAAGTTCAAGAACCGGAGAATCACGCGACTACTGGAACCACAAGCTGGACGTGGAGATCTTGTGGACGTGGTGCATGAGCTTGCATCGGGACGCTACAGCAAGGTTGAGGTGGATTGTTGTGAGATTGATTTTAATAATCAGGCAATTCTTCGGGAGAAGAAATACCGAATCGTTGGCCATGATTTTTTGTCATACCGGGGAGCCTGTCTTTACAGCCATATTCTGATGAATCCGCCATTTGCTTCCGGTGTTCAGCATGTCCTTCACGCATGGAATCTTCTGTTCCACGGGGAGTTAGTGGCCATTCTGAATGCGGAGACGATACGCAATCCGTATACAAAAGAGCGTCGTTTCCTGGTAGACATCATCGAGCAGCACGGATCTGTTGAATTCGTTTCTGAAGCATTCCTGTCACCGGATACACAGCGAAAGACACCGGTAGAAGTAGCCATTATCCATCTTGAGAAGGAATCCAATTTCAAAGCGGAGTTCATAGACAACCTCAAGAAGGAAAAGGTTGAGGAGGGAATAAGAGCCGATGACATCGAGGTACCTAAAGATTTGGTCGTGCCCAAGTCAAAAATACAGAACATGGTCATTGCGTTTGAATGTGCTGTTGAGGCTGCCAGAAGCGCGGCTAAAGCGAACGCACGCGCCAATTATTACGCCAATATGTTAGGACGCTCGATTACTGATGAAACGACCAACTGTCATGATTCTGAAAGTTGCGTAAAAAGCGTAACTAGCGAACTGAATGAAGCCTATCTAAAGCTGAAGGAGCGGGCGTGGTCATCCGTACTCCGCTCAACGGAAGTCCTGGATAGACTTTCAAGTCAGGCACAGAAACGCTTGGAAAGTGAGTTTGCGTCCATCTGTGACCTTGACTTCACGGTCGAGAATATCTACGGCTTCCTGCAAGGGTTGGTGGAACAACAAGGAACCATTCAGATAGAAATGATCTGCGACGTTTTCGACATGATCAGCAAGTATCATCCGGAAAACCGAGCCTACTATCAGGGTTGGAAGTCAAACCAGAAACATAGGGTCAACGCCTACCGCGTTCTCATGACGAGGTTCATTATCCCCGCCAATCGCAGAGACTACTACTCATGGTCAAACAGTTTGGCATGGGATGATCAACAGATGTTTACAGACTTCGATAAAGTGTTTGCCATGCTGGACGGGCAGCATCACACAACACCTTATGGTGTCGTGAACCTGTTTGGCGACAAGTACAAAGAGCTAAGCAGTGGAGAACGGTGTTCAAGTGACTATTTCGACATTCGCTTTTATCCGAAAGCTGGGACATTTCATATCTTTCCGAGACGCAAGGACCTTATCGACAGATTAAACCGCATTGTCGGCAAACATAGGGCGTGGTTGCCTCAGAGCGATCAGGATGGTTCAACAGGTTTCTGGGAACAGTACGACAAGGCCGAGGCGGTTACCCGTCGAATGGACCTAAGTAGACTGAATTCGTGGCGGCTGAATCACGGCAGCGATGGTGAAAAGGAGAGGGAAGCCACCAAGCTGCTGGAGCAGCATGAGATGGCTTTGGAGAGGCTGGGAATTGATTTTGACGGAAGCAATGCAATTACAGATCAACGCGATGATGAAAGGCAAATACCACTGCTGAAGGCCTCTTGA
- a CDS encoding conjugal transfer protein TraG N-terminal domain-containing protein, giving the protein MYEAIWDVLVGSGLALIPFIAAVITNFRDNYEDSDAESTIKGLEIKVVSMILVLMLCVIPYKGWEIDLATVKYDLEIPDCNPPANTEGQGDNTATAYDDSFADMGGIGVYKPVAWSFVEFLSSAVTHTTIKSMSCVNNYEFMLMRISQITIQDPELRQRVRDFHEVCYKKALERFELNPIALPANISAVQDVDWIGSRTLLNAVDEYYRHPEAYMRNMERFGFNRQAAIRDSDAAHETGAHPYCREVWLGEEGPGVVNEALGLRQLILDDIPADEAGDILDDWMDWGSQVVTVGVADDNTKEDLIIKMILQADAANLSSQTDVDLSNNFDTDKSWYKEAADVVFAGAGLFTSIDEFLQTHTMRQMVKVAGPMILALIQMVVIMAAPFVLLFGQYRLSAFVSIALVYFSFEFINAIWAAAFWFDNRVLDIYMSQAGWFDIATNSFLVSAVSAGSIILLPGIWLSIMAYAGAGMVRGMGMGGVGGGTASGSGAFRGASGRAGGAAYRAYRGRSGGKK; this is encoded by the coding sequence ATGTATGAAGCCATTTGGGATGTCCTTGTGGGATCTGGTTTGGCTTTGATTCCGTTTATCGCGGCGGTTATCACAAACTTCCGAGACAACTATGAAGACAGCGATGCCGAATCGACCATTAAAGGACTAGAAATCAAGGTCGTGAGCATGATTTTGGTGTTGATGCTCTGCGTGATTCCTTATAAAGGTTGGGAAATCGACTTGGCCACGGTCAAATATGATCTGGAGATCCCCGACTGTAATCCTCCGGCGAATACGGAAGGGCAGGGCGATAATACGGCCACCGCTTATGATGACAGCTTCGCTGATATGGGCGGAATCGGTGTGTATAAGCCAGTAGCCTGGTCGTTCGTGGAATTTCTGTCCAGCGCAGTCACCCATACAACAATCAAGTCCATGTCCTGCGTGAACAACTATGAGTTCATGCTGATGCGTATCAGCCAGATCACCATTCAAGATCCTGAACTGAGGCAGCGCGTTCGTGACTTCCATGAAGTTTGCTACAAAAAGGCGCTGGAGCGTTTCGAGCTGAATCCTATCGCTTTACCGGCAAATATCTCAGCGGTTCAGGATGTAGACTGGATCGGCTCTCGAACTTTGCTGAATGCGGTGGATGAATACTACCGGCACCCAGAAGCCTATATGAGGAACATGGAGAGGTTTGGATTCAACCGGCAAGCGGCAATCAGGGATTCTGACGCTGCGCATGAAACTGGCGCTCATCCGTATTGCCGGGAAGTCTGGCTTGGTGAAGAAGGCCCAGGTGTCGTGAACGAAGCCCTCGGCTTGAGACAGCTTATCCTCGATGACATCCCAGCCGATGAGGCCGGTGATATTCTTGATGATTGGATGGATTGGGGATCACAAGTTGTAACCGTTGGTGTAGCGGATGACAACACCAAGGAAGACCTGATCATCAAGATGATCCTCCAAGCTGATGCCGCGAACCTGAGTTCTCAGACCGACGTGGATCTGAGCAATAACTTTGATACAGACAAGTCATGGTACAAAGAGGCCGCGGATGTGGTGTTCGCTGGCGCAGGCCTGTTTACCAGCATTGATGAGTTTTTACAGACCCATACGATGAGACAGATGGTTAAGGTTGCTGGGCCAATGATTCTGGCCTTGATTCAGATGGTCGTCATTATGGCGGCACCGTTTGTTTTGCTGTTCGGCCAGTACCGGCTAAGTGCCTTTGTTTCTATCGCTTTGGTCTACTTCAGCTTTGAGTTTATCAATGCAATCTGGGCTGCGGCTTTCTGGTTTGATAACCGGGTATTGGACATTTATATGTCCCAAGCGGGCTGGTTTGATATAGCAACCAACAGCTTCCTTGTCTCTGCTGTCAGTGCCGGTTCTATTATCCTGCTACCCGGTATTTGGCTGTCCATTATGGCCTATGCTGGCGCAGGAATGGTTCGTGGTATGGGTATGGGAGGAGTAGGTGGCGGTACCGCTTCCGGCTCTGGGGCATTCCGAGGGGCTTCTGGTCGGGCTGGAGGTGCAGCTTATCGGGCCTACCGTGGCAGAAGCGGCGGCAAGAAGTAA
- a CDS encoding CFI-box-CTERM domain-containing protein has product MGNSRKSKWVSASDVGRASYCPHYLELKEKGTKPSQESIEARAKGEVSHEALNRQAEDRRCFVATHLYGSDHPNTCLLREYRDQRLASHTTGRVFITVYYAISPYLVIAARKLPLISRFMRYLVDWNIRRIQERHGDD; this is encoded by the coding sequence ATGGGCAATAGCAGAAAGTCAAAATGGGTGTCCGCCAGCGATGTTGGCAGGGCATCCTATTGCCCTCATTACCTGGAGCTGAAGGAAAAAGGGACCAAACCATCCCAAGAGTCTATCGAAGCCAGGGCTAAGGGAGAAGTCAGTCATGAAGCACTGAATCGTCAAGCTGAAGACCGACGCTGTTTCGTTGCAACTCATCTATACGGGAGCGACCACCCCAATACATGCCTACTGAGGGAATATCGCGACCAAAGGCTCGCTTCTCACACCACAGGCAGGGTTTTCATCACGGTTTACTATGCCATATCCCCTTACCTGGTCATCGCAGCGCGTAAATTACCCTTGATCTCCAGGTTCATGCGGTACTTGGTGGACTGGAATATTCGTCGAATCCAGGAGAGGCATGGGGATGATTGA
- a CDS encoding response regulator, whose product MAKKTILVIDDNEMIIKALRALLGEEHFEVYGAENGALGIKEYARVKPDLVITDMEMPVMSGEKVIARIKAEYPLQKVLAMSSRSSNEKKAMNAGATRFIKKPVMPEDVIPYI is encoded by the coding sequence ATGGCCAAGAAAACCATCTTAGTCATCGACGACAACGAAATGATCATCAAAGCGCTTCGGGCGTTATTGGGCGAAGAGCACTTTGAAGTCTACGGGGCTGAGAATGGTGCTTTGGGTATTAAAGAGTACGCCAGAGTTAAGCCGGACCTTGTAATCACTGATATGGAAATGCCGGTGATGTCTGGGGAGAAGGTCATTGCGAGAATCAAGGCAGAGTATCCATTACAGAAGGTACTTGCAATGTCGTCACGATCATCGAATGAAAAGAAAGCCATGAACGCTGGCGCTACTCGGTTTATTAAGAAACCAGTCATGCCAGAAGATGTTATCCCTTACATCTAA
- a CDS encoding PD-(D/E)XK nuclease family protein — protein MIDILLYGLLGLAAAALLYNFIRRIARSRSDLGIEGKLIWMDKGRSTKPFFNQVFEVLGKPDLMYRVRGGVLAVEYKSRRGPVFTSDVVQAKCAALAARGNGYQVTRLLVKTATSEQYIELPRADKALFNEIKEYVILTRQAKAGVRMKAWPNVGKCRGCAFKYDCVHAQRK, from the coding sequence ATGATTGATATTCTGTTGTATGGCCTGCTTGGACTTGCTGCCGCTGCCCTTCTCTACAACTTCATCCGGCGCATTGCTAGGTCCAGAAGCGACCTTGGTATTGAAGGCAAGCTTATTTGGATGGACAAGGGCCGGTCTACAAAGCCCTTCTTTAACCAGGTCTTCGAGGTCCTGGGTAAGCCGGATCTCATGTACAGAGTACGCGGAGGCGTGTTGGCTGTTGAGTATAAAAGCCGTCGCGGCCCAGTATTTACAAGCGATGTGGTGCAAGCAAAGTGTGCCGCTCTTGCAGCGCGTGGAAACGGTTACCAGGTCACGCGGTTGCTTGTTAAGACAGCAACCTCTGAACAATACATCGAGCTGCCGCGTGCAGACAAAGCTCTATTCAATGAGATTAAGGAATACGTAATACTTACCAGGCAAGCTAAAGCCGGTGTAAGGATGAAGGCATGGCCGAATGTAGGAAAGTGCCGTGGCTGTGCATTTAAGTACGATTGCGTTCATGCCCAAAGAAAATAA
- a CDS encoding zinc-finger-containing protein: MQPKTPWNPSLKAMNRVKNPLPIPSDCQHCGDTVEIVHHDELYGRSYGDWPWAYRCKGCGSYVGMHPFTNIPLGTLATTEMREARKRCKSPFEALYKSGKLTRSDAYKRLAEKLGIEHEACHFGWFDVEMCHKAEQAAREIFIEIYRS; encoded by the coding sequence ATGCAACCGAAGACACCTTGGAACCCAAGCCTGAAGGCTATGAACCGGGTCAAGAATCCTCTTCCTATCCCATCGGACTGCCAGCATTGCGGCGATACAGTGGAAATTGTTCATCATGATGAGCTTTATGGTCGGTCCTACGGAGACTGGCCTTGGGCATATCGCTGTAAAGGATGTGGCTCTTATGTTGGTATGCACCCATTCACCAACATACCGCTTGGCACCCTCGCAACCACTGAGATGCGTGAAGCAAGGAAGCGCTGTAAATCGCCGTTTGAGGCGCTTTACAAGTCAGGAAAGCTTACCAGAAGTGATGCATATAAGCGTCTAGCAGAGAAGCTCGGCATTGAACACGAAGCTTGTCACTTTGGCTGGTTTGATGTGGAAATGTGTCATAAAGCAGAGCAAGCAGCACGAGAGATATTCATCGAGATTTACCGCTCTTAG